The Branchiostoma floridae strain S238N-H82 chromosome 17, Bfl_VNyyK, whole genome shotgun sequence genome has a window encoding:
- the LOC118404361 gene encoding glucocorticoid modulatory element-binding protein 2-like translates to MATREAANEDPRSRSPVKSEDGDGEGGDEVAYPVMCGDNQGLLIWKKFICPGIHSRCIKYNGMMRTPKEFVVEAGKAGLKDWKRAIRINGTMIRRMMETGELDYYQHEQVCSKTCRSNRFDVPSGVALQLSLQASGLRPPEFVQTEGQGIPQMVPAERLYAAAAALSASTPRFTPTSPTPVSPEDSLLFWSGIREVGVLDGIFTWIFDALSDLQQCVQHGSCTAEDAQMLTSVLNGLGLMEEVKARLAQQKTEADRQVEEYNRDLQELERQCAERRRQSQALKRRLERLENVLQHTPGRKRARALSPQQGATPKPSSAATAQTNRHLSPEAAPQDLSMKNGHSVSSPLDSSLSSSRSSTPGIHYMNGETNEREDRRGRMVAKSEVNSRSSSR, encoded by the exons atggcgaccagGGAAGCAGCCAATGAGGACCCTCGGTCCAGGTCTCCAGTGAAGAGTGAGGATggcgatggggaggggggcgatgagGTGGCGTATCCCGTCATGTGTGGGGACAACCAGGGGCTCCTGATCTGGAAGAAGTTCATCTGTCCTGGCATCCACTCTAGATGTATCAAG TACAATGGCATGATGAGGACCCCTAAGGAGTTTGTTGTGGAGGCGGGAAAAGCTGGTCTGAAGGACTGGAAGAGAGCCATCAGGATTAATGGAACCATGATCAG GCGAATGATGGAGACAGGTGAGCTGGATTACTACCAGCACGAGCAGGTGTGCTCCAAGACGTGCCGCAGTAACCGCTTCGACGTGCCGTCAGGTGTGGCGCTCCAGCTTAGTCTGCAGGCCAGCGGGCTCCGGCCACCTGAGTTCGTACAGACGGAAGGACAGGGCATACCACAG ATGGTTCCAGCAGAGAGGCTGTACGCAGCAGCTGCAGCTCTAAGTGCCTCCACTCCTCGATTCACTCCAACATCTCCTACTCCTGTGTCTCCAGAAG ATTCCCTGCTGTTCTGGTCAGGTATCCGTGAAGTGGGCGTGTTGGACGGAATCTTCACCTGGATATTTGATGCCCTGTCTGACTTACAGCAGTGTGTGCAGCACGGGTCCTGCACTGCAGAAG ATGCCCAGATGCTGACCAGTGTTCTGAATGGCCTGGGCCTGATGGAAGAGGTAAAAGCTCGTCTGGCCCAACAGAAGACCGAGGCCGACAGGCAGGTCGAAGAGTACAACCGAGATCTGCAAG AACTAGAGAGACAGTGTGCGGAGAGACGGCGTCAGTCTCAGGCCTTGAAGCGTCGTCTCGAGAGACTCGAGAACGTTCTTCAGCACACACCAGGGCGGAAAAGGGCGCGGGCACTGTCCCCACAACAGGGGGCAACCCCCAAACCATCCTCTGCCGCCACTGCGCAAACAAACAGGCACCTGTCGCCAGAGGCAGCCCCGCAGGACCTGAGCATGAAGAACGGGCACTCCGTGAGCTCTCCGCTGGACAGCTCTTTGTCCTCAAGTCGTAGCAGCACGCCAGGGATTCACTACATGAACGGAGAAACGAACGAAAGAGAAGACCGTAGAGGACGAATGGTTGCAAAATCGGAAGTCAACTCCAGGTCTTCCTCTAGGTAG